In Rubrivirga sp. SAORIC476, the following proteins share a genomic window:
- a CDS encoding strawberry notch-like NTP hydrolase domain-containing protein, with product MSVCPKTASAWPFTNALPLTVEAARARTEAGALTASVFDAYRPSVRVPGACPHPTRLVESAAMAAASAPQCDYRPTLPQHLVTGGHLSDAQLETVVRAGSAHSEVLPGSGEAGGPRQGFFLGDGTGVGKGRQSAAIILDNVLQGRRRALWVSENRSLMRDAVRDWTALGGPADFVFDLSACKGPIQRADGICFASYDTLKGKPRERDGVETGIDRLEQVTAWLAGAEGEPDFEGVVVFDESHNMASALDRQGGRGVKKASQRALAGVELQDRLPNARVVYASATGATEVSNLAYAARLGLWGRGTPFPTVEAFVEKVSAGGIAAMELVAKDLKSMGLYLARSVSYDGVDYRTLVHDLVPHQAQTYDRCAQAWQVVLRNIQSALEVTKADKCGRARAAAYSQFWGAHQRFFLHVLVSMSAPSLIRDMEARLVAGESCVVQLVSTMEAATERAYAKAVANGEDLRDLDVTPRDQLLQFVEASFPTTLYEEYEDDDGRVRSRPVKNAAGDFVQSPEAVAARDRLMLEVGAVSVPHGVLDQVVAHFGPDAVAEVTGRGRRFVTKTVDSIELVVEERRTRRTCNAEADEFMAGKRRVLVFSQAGGTGRSYHADLAADNQQRRVLYCVEPGWSSARCVQGMGRVHRANQACPPELVLVTTNLKAQRRFLSTIARRLDQLGALTKGQRQTASQGLLSSEFNLETPLSRASLHNWFVDLYRGEGRAVASGVTPALVEEQMGIKVLDADGQLNVGAVPEVPKFLNRLLSLQTGAMDAVFDSWYGYLEEATEAAREAGTLDLGVETIRAERTVKTDERLVYTHPRSGATTQVVTLELTRRTEVVDWDEIWRWAKEAQALGSWAGLVVNRRSGHPYALFRAGSRTTETGRVVGRIRRVGVRSNRLMDETDLNRPGEEGGHQPIPTDEARELWAAGVDAAPEFYTEPIHLVTGTILPIWDRIAGHPRIYRAQTDAGERMIGRAVMPEHLSATLKALGASGDRVEISPEALAERLLAGAEADLANGWQLRRRRVADEPRIELVGPDYAAMRELEADGVFAEVHAFRTRFFVPTGERAARVLGAVTEHRPVVEIRGGEGVGYRKAA from the coding sequence GTGTCCGTCTGCCCGAAGACGGCGTCGGCGTGGCCCTTCACGAACGCTCTCCCGTTGACGGTCGAGGCCGCCCGCGCGCGCACCGAGGCGGGCGCGCTCACGGCGTCCGTGTTCGACGCCTACCGCCCGAGCGTCCGGGTCCCCGGCGCGTGCCCCCACCCGACGCGCCTCGTCGAGTCGGCCGCGATGGCCGCGGCCAGCGCGCCGCAGTGCGACTACCGCCCGACGCTGCCCCAGCACCTCGTGACAGGAGGCCACCTCTCCGACGCTCAACTCGAGACCGTCGTCCGGGCGGGCTCCGCGCACAGCGAGGTGCTACCGGGGAGTGGGGAGGCAGGCGGGCCGCGCCAGGGGTTCTTCCTCGGTGACGGGACCGGGGTTGGAAAAGGCCGCCAGTCGGCCGCGATCATCCTCGACAACGTGCTCCAGGGGCGCCGCCGCGCCCTCTGGGTGAGCGAGAACCGGAGCCTCATGCGCGACGCCGTCCGCGACTGGACCGCCCTCGGCGGCCCGGCCGACTTCGTCTTCGACCTCAGCGCGTGCAAGGGGCCCATCCAGCGCGCCGACGGCATCTGCTTCGCGAGCTACGACACGCTCAAGGGCAAGCCCCGCGAGCGGGACGGCGTGGAGACGGGCATCGACCGGCTGGAACAGGTCACCGCTTGGCTGGCGGGCGCCGAGGGCGAGCCTGACTTCGAGGGCGTCGTCGTCTTCGACGAGTCGCACAACATGGCTTCTGCCCTCGACCGTCAGGGCGGCCGTGGCGTCAAGAAGGCCTCGCAGCGAGCGTTGGCGGGTGTCGAGTTGCAAGACCGACTTCCGAACGCCCGCGTCGTCTACGCGAGCGCGACGGGCGCCACCGAGGTCTCGAACCTCGCCTACGCCGCCCGCCTGGGGCTCTGGGGCCGGGGCACCCCGTTCCCGACCGTCGAGGCGTTCGTCGAGAAGGTCAGCGCGGGCGGCATCGCGGCGATGGAGCTCGTGGCGAAGGACCTCAAGTCGATGGGGCTCTACCTCGCCCGGAGCGTTTCTTACGACGGGGTCGACTACCGGACGCTCGTCCACGACCTCGTGCCGCACCAAGCCCAGACCTACGACCGCTGCGCCCAGGCGTGGCAGGTCGTGCTCCGCAACATCCAGAGCGCGCTCGAGGTCACGAAGGCCGACAAGTGCGGCCGGGCGCGGGCCGCGGCCTACAGCCAGTTCTGGGGCGCCCACCAGAGGTTCTTCCTCCACGTGCTCGTGTCCATGAGCGCGCCGAGCCTGATCCGGGACATGGAGGCCCGGCTGGTCGCGGGCGAGAGCTGCGTCGTGCAACTGGTGTCCACGATGGAGGCGGCCACCGAGCGGGCCTATGCCAAGGCGGTGGCGAACGGGGAGGATCTACGGGACCTCGACGTGACCCCGCGCGACCAACTCCTACAGTTCGTCGAGGCCAGCTTCCCGACCACGCTCTACGAGGAGTACGAGGACGACGACGGGCGCGTGAGATCGCGGCCGGTCAAGAACGCCGCGGGCGACTTCGTCCAGTCGCCAGAGGCCGTGGCCGCGCGGGACCGGCTGATGCTGGAGGTGGGGGCGGTGTCCGTGCCGCACGGCGTACTCGACCAGGTCGTGGCCCACTTCGGACCCGACGCCGTGGCCGAGGTGACGGGCCGTGGTCGCCGGTTCGTCACCAAGACCGTGGACAGTATCGAGCTGGTCGTCGAGGAGCGCAGAACCCGGAGGACGTGCAACGCGGAGGCGGACGAGTTCATGGCGGGCAAGCGCCGCGTCCTCGTCTTCAGCCAGGCCGGGGGCACCGGCCGGAGCTACCACGCCGACCTCGCGGCCGACAACCAACAGCGTCGGGTCCTCTACTGCGTCGAGCCGGGCTGGAGCAGCGCCCGGTGCGTGCAGGGGATGGGCCGGGTCCACCGGGCCAACCAGGCGTGCCCACCGGAGCTCGTCTTGGTCACGACCAACCTCAAGGCCCAGCGCCGCTTCCTGTCCACCATCGCGCGGCGGCTCGACCAGCTCGGCGCGCTCACGAAGGGCCAGCGCCAGACGGCGAGCCAGGGGCTGCTCTCGTCCGAGTTCAACCTGGAGACCCCGCTCTCGCGCGCGAGCCTGCACAACTGGTTCGTGGACCTCTACCGGGGCGAGGGCCGAGCCGTGGCCTCTGGCGTCACGCCCGCGCTCGTCGAGGAGCAGATGGGCATCAAAGTGCTCGATGCCGACGGGCAACTGAACGTCGGGGCCGTCCCCGAGGTGCCGAAGTTCTTAAACCGGCTGCTCTCGCTCCAGACGGGCGCCATGGACGCGGTCTTCGACTCGTGGTACGGCTACCTCGAGGAAGCGACGGAGGCGGCGCGCGAGGCCGGAACGCTCGACCTGGGCGTCGAGACGATCCGTGCCGAGCGCACCGTCAAGACCGACGAGCGGCTAGTCTACACCCATCCTCGTTCGGGCGCGACGACGCAGGTCGTGACGCTGGAGCTCACCCGGCGGACCGAGGTCGTGGACTGGGATGAGATCTGGCGCTGGGCCAAGGAGGCGCAGGCACTCGGTTCCTGGGCCGGGTTAGTCGTCAACCGCCGGAGCGGCCACCCCTACGCGCTCTTCCGCGCCGGGAGCCGGACGACCGAGACGGGCCGCGTCGTCGGTCGCATCCGCCGCGTCGGCGTGCGGTCGAATCGGCTCATGGACGAGACCGACCTGAACCGGCCCGGAGAGGAGGGAGGCCACCAGCCCATTCCCACCGACGAGGCCCGGGAGCTCTGGGCCGCTGGCGTCGACGCCGCACCCGAGTTCTACACGGAGCCCATCCACCTCGTCACCGGGACCATCCTGCCCATCTGGGACCGGATCGCGGGGCACCCACGCATTTACCGCGCCCAGACGGACGCGGGCGAGCGCATGATCGGCCGGGCCGTGATGCCCGAGCACCTGAGCGCGACGCTCAAGGCCCTCGGCGCCTCTGGCGACCGCGTCGAGATCTCGCCCGAGGCGCTGGCGGAGCGTCTACTCGCCGGGGCTGAGGCCGACCTCGCCAACGGCTGGCAGCTCCGCCGCCGACGCGTGGCAGACGAGCCCCGGATCGAACTCGTGGGTCCGGACTACGCGGCCATGCGCGAGCTGGAGGCTGATGGGGTCTTCGCCGAGGTCCACGCCTTCCGCACCCGGTTCTTCGTCCCGACAGGCGAGCGGGCCGCACGAGTCCTGGGAGCGGTGACGGAGCACCGGCCCGTGGTCGAAATCCGAGGAGGGGAAGGGGTGGGCTACCGCAAAGCCGCCTGA
- a CDS encoding M23 family metallopeptidase, protein MTPPLRLAAVVAVLLASGFTAERFASQDRPVAPPPEAGPVSLAAPTPEPLAPEASPALSARLPMGPVQGPISSPFGPRVHPVSGRVRHHDGVDLAVPEGTAVWTVAPGVVRSVGRQPGYGLVVEIDHPAGIGGAGEPVRTRYAHLASVDADLRLGLRVARGVALGASGGRPGRDGVSTGAHLHFEVRDADGRPLDPARLVRLPEAASPAPRWSGPTAPAVDTGSLVPLTPDVPAPAADPLPDSLDTAEDAPPELVLPDYPDLPALTRTP, encoded by the coding sequence ATGACGCCGCCCCTCCGCCTCGCGGCCGTCGTGGCCGTCCTTCTCGCTTCGGGCTTCACCGCCGAGCGCTTCGCCTCCCAGGACCGCCCGGTCGCGCCGCCGCCAGAGGCCGGCCCCGTCTCGCTGGCGGCTCCCACCCCGGAGCCTCTGGCGCCAGAGGCTTCGCCCGCGCTCAGCGCCCGCCTCCCGATGGGGCCGGTCCAGGGTCCTATCAGCTCGCCGTTCGGACCGCGCGTCCACCCCGTCTCGGGCCGCGTCCGCCACCACGACGGCGTCGACCTCGCGGTCCCCGAGGGCACGGCCGTCTGGACCGTCGCGCCGGGCGTCGTCCGCTCCGTCGGGCGCCAGCCCGGCTACGGGCTCGTCGTCGAGATCGACCACCCGGCCGGGATCGGAGGGGCGGGCGAGCCCGTCCGCACGCGCTACGCCCACCTCGCCTCCGTCGACGCCGACCTCCGCCTCGGCCTCCGCGTCGCACGCGGAGTCGCCTTGGGCGCCAGCGGCGGGCGCCCTGGCCGCGACGGCGTCTCGACGGGCGCCCACCTCCATTTCGAGGTCCGCGACGCCGACGGCCGACCGCTCGACCCCGCACGCCTCGTCCGTCTCCCCGAGGCGGCCTCGCCCGCTCCCCGCTGGTCCGGACCGACGGCACCCGCCGTGGACACAGGCTCCCTGGTGCCTCTGACTCCCGACGTCCCCGCGCCAGCGGCCGACCCCCTGCCGGACTCCCTCGACACCGCCGAAGACGCGCCCCCCGAGCTCGTCCTCCCTGACTACCCCGACCTCCCCGCTCTCACTCGTACCCCCTAA
- a CDS encoding DUF6166 domain-containing protein: protein MTTHALAHRPSPSGDTPTPANIWTSAGTHIPAADVHAQRIAREAERWLALATERTRMRPDTLTAKAFGACAFSVQRRAASLAVPSKLVGTSRHQPRLRALADDSTAQWAVLDLDATGDGLLASRDGAPLGLVQSKHLGWVRPLLPFGLTVHLSRVTGNPNNRRYRLGCNVAFGGVGEALRRLSGGLGENGGDGAQHPAPSEGAPGSSALRLVVPGETRPIGVSRDPIWISARPEYEALTGDPEDVVLWRTLEGEAHASIPHAARHSPTGIEWGYGGSGPADLARSVLLALTDEPTANALYQRFKHEVVASVPEAGGVLRAADVRRWVERAGCHAL, encoded by the coding sequence ATGACGACTCATGCACTCGCCCATCGTCCGAGCCCATCGGGCGACACCCCTACTCCCGCGAACATCTGGACGTCTGCCGGGACGCACATCCCGGCGGCCGACGTCCACGCGCAGCGGATCGCGCGCGAGGCCGAGCGCTGGCTCGCGCTCGCGACCGAGCGGACCCGGATGCGGCCGGACACGCTCACGGCCAAGGCCTTCGGCGCCTGCGCGTTCAGCGTTCAGCGGCGGGCGGCGAGCCTCGCCGTGCCCTCGAAGCTCGTCGGCACCTCGCGGCACCAGCCGAGGCTCCGCGCTCTCGCGGACGATTCCACGGCTCAGTGGGCCGTGCTCGACCTCGACGCGACGGGCGACGGCCTGCTGGCGAGCCGCGACGGGGCGCCGCTCGGGCTCGTCCAGTCCAAGCACCTCGGGTGGGTCCGGCCGCTCCTCCCGTTCGGGCTCACGGTCCACCTCTCCCGCGTGACGGGCAACCCGAACAATCGTCGCTACCGTCTCGGGTGCAACGTGGCGTTCGGGGGAGTGGGGGAGGCCCTGCGCCGACTCTCTGGCGGGCTCGGCGAGAACGGCGGCGACGGCGCCCAGCACCCTGCGCCCTCCGAAGGCGCTCCGGGCTCCAGTGCGCTTCGGCTCGTGGTCCCCGGCGAGACCCGGCCCATCGGCGTTTCCCGAGACCCGATCTGGATCTCGGCACGGCCTGAGTACGAGGCGCTGACGGGGGACCCCGAGGACGTGGTCCTCTGGCGGACGCTGGAGGGCGAGGCCCACGCCTCGATCCCTCACGCGGCCCGACATAGCCCAACGGGCATCGAGTGGGGCTACGGCGGGTCTGGCCCGGCCGACCTCGCGCGGAGCGTGCTCCTCGCGCTCACCGACGAGCCGACGGCGAACGCGCTCTACCAACGCTTCAAGCACGAGGTCGTGGCCTCGGTCCCCGAGGCGGGCGGGGTGCTCCGTGCCGCCGACGTCCGGCGGTGGGTCGAGCGGGCGGGGTGCCACGCTCTCTGA
- a CDS encoding cupredoxin domain-containing protein has protein sequence MTRFLPYRAILAALLVAPLALAACGDGDGDGGVVQEVVDPVPTTDERADMPGMGAEATDKMHEMPDGTMMDGAEHEHVASGDGEAAAPEMVDGVQVVEVEAGRMGYQPRQIALEAGVPARLVFTRTVEDECSSQITLPAYDVPTTDLPLGEPVAIEFTPTEAGEVQFVCGMDMQRGTIAVVS, from the coding sequence ATGACCCGCTTCCTTCCCTACCGCGCCATCCTCGCCGCGCTGCTCGTCGCCCCCCTCGCCCTCGCCGCCTGCGGCGACGGAGATGGCGACGGCGGAGTTGTCCAGGAAGTCGTCGACCCTGTCCCGACGACCGATGAGCGCGCCGACATGCCCGGCATGGGCGCCGAGGCCACCGACAAGATGCACGAGATGCCCGACGGCACGATGATGGACGGCGCCGAGCACGAGCACGTGGCCTCGGGCGACGGCGAGGCCGCCGCGCCCGAGATGGTCGACGGCGTCCAGGTCGTCGAGGTCGAGGCCGGGCGCATGGGCTACCAGCCCCGCCAGATCGCCCTCGAGGCCGGCGTCCCCGCCCGCCTCGTCTTCACGCGGACGGTCGAGGACGAGTGCTCGTCCCAGATCACGCTCCCGGCCTACGACGTGCCCACGACGGACCTCCCGCTCGGCGAGCCCGTCGCCATCGAGTTCACGCCGACCGAGGCCGGCGAGGTCCAGTTCGTCTGCGGCATGGACATGCAGCGCGGGACCATCGCCGTCGTCTCCTGA
- a CDS encoding class I SAM-dependent methyltransferase, which produces MPDSPADWTERVREVYDRTARGYDLALAAFPLVGFRAGAYRRAAIEALHVRPGDAVLDVGCGTGRNLPLLARAVGEGGRVVGLDVSSGALDRARQRTRGLPQVELVHADALSADLGAPDRVLATFSLSMMPDPEAVIERAAQALTPGGRVAVLDFRIPRAWPGLVQTAAFALARPLGETWEMARRDLRPVLHRYAPLDTDRSFFFGGAYLGAGVPPIS; this is translated from the coding sequence ATGCCTGACTCCCCAGCCGACTGGACCGAGCGTGTCCGCGAGGTCTACGACCGGACCGCGCGCGGCTACGACCTCGCGCTGGCGGCCTTCCCGCTCGTCGGCTTCCGCGCGGGCGCCTACCGGCGCGCGGCCATCGAGGCGCTCCACGTCCGCCCCGGCGACGCCGTCCTCGACGTCGGGTGCGGGACCGGCCGGAACCTCCCGCTCCTCGCCCGCGCGGTGGGGGAGGGCGGGCGCGTCGTCGGCCTCGACGTGTCGTCCGGCGCCCTCGACCGCGCCCGCCAGCGCACGCGCGGCCTCCCCCAGGTCGAGCTCGTCCACGCCGACGCCCTCTCGGCCGACCTCGGCGCGCCGGACCGCGTGCTCGCGACGTTCTCTCTCTCGATGATGCCGGACCCCGAGGCCGTCATCGAGCGCGCCGCCCAAGCGCTCACGCCGGGCGGACGGGTCGCCGTTCTGGATTTCCGCATCCCACGTGCGTGGCCCGGCCTCGTCCAGACGGCCGCCTTCGCGCTCGCCAGGCCGCTTGGCGAGACGTGGGAGATGGCCCGCCGCGACCTCCGGCCCGTCCTCCACCGGTACGCGCCGCTCGACACCGACCGCTCCTTCTTCTTCGGCGGCGCTTACCTCGGCGCCGGCGTCCCCCCGATCTCATGA
- a CDS encoding acyltransferase — MKDAAASRVANLDLLRAVAIALVVPVNLVGEGVLDVGPGMARVFESGWVGVDLFFVLSGWLVGGLYWRELGRYGDVGLRRFWARRWLRTIPPYLVALVTVYGLRAAFTDNADPFDWRYLAFVQNYTGMPYWGVSWSLCVEEHFYLGLPLVLGAARRVRGGVPLALGAAALLSLVARVVTVPEGASPWGLHYTATHMRLEGLALGVAAAYVYYRRPELWPALRRAGRALALPGVVFVATIPWLPVNVLNRYAYSGVALAFVAVVVATADRRPLPLAASRAVRAVALTSYSVYMTHMVVADVYRRLVAEALPGVPLVLHVAGALVAIGAVGGAFYAIVERPTLAVRRRVAPRRSDVPSPLLAPVG; from the coding sequence ATGAAGGACGCCGCTGCTTCGCGCGTCGCGAACCTCGACCTTCTGCGCGCCGTCGCCATCGCGCTCGTGGTCCCGGTGAACCTGGTCGGCGAGGGGGTCCTCGATGTCGGCCCCGGCATGGCCCGCGTGTTCGAGTCGGGGTGGGTCGGGGTGGACCTGTTCTTCGTGCTCTCCGGCTGGCTCGTCGGCGGGCTCTACTGGCGCGAGCTCGGCCGCTACGGGGACGTCGGGCTCCGCCGGTTCTGGGCGCGCCGGTGGCTCCGGACCATCCCACCTTACCTCGTCGCCCTCGTCACGGTGTACGGGCTCCGGGCGGCGTTCACCGACAACGCCGACCCGTTCGACTGGCGCTACCTCGCGTTCGTCCAGAACTATACCGGGATGCCGTACTGGGGCGTGAGCTGGTCGCTCTGCGTCGAGGAGCACTTCTACCTCGGGCTCCCCCTCGTACTCGGGGCCGCGCGCCGCGTCCGGGGCGGCGTCCCGCTCGCGCTCGGGGCCGCCGCGCTGCTCTCGCTCGTGGCCCGGGTGGTGACGGTCCCCGAAGGGGCCTCGCCGTGGGGACTCCACTACACGGCGACCCACATGCGGCTGGAGGGGCTCGCGCTCGGCGTGGCCGCGGCCTACGTGTACTACCGGCGGCCGGAGCTCTGGCCCGCGCTCCGCCGGGCGGGGCGGGCGCTCGCGCTCCCAGGCGTCGTCTTCGTCGCCACGATCCCGTGGCTCCCCGTCAACGTCCTCAACCGCTACGCCTACTCGGGCGTGGCCCTGGCGTTCGTGGCCGTCGTAGTCGCGACGGCGGACAGGCGACCGCTCCCGCTTGCGGCGTCGCGCGCCGTCCGGGCCGTCGCGCTCACGTCGTACAGCGTCTACATGACCCACATGGTGGTCGCCGACGTGTACCGCCGGCTCGTGGCCGAGGCGCTCCCGGGCGTGCCGCTGGTGCTCCACGTGGCGGGCGCACTCGTCGCGATCGGGGCCGTCGGCGGCGCGTTCTACGCCATCGTCGAGCGGCCGACGCTGGCCGTCCGTCGGCGGGTGGCCCCGCGCCGGTCCGACGTCCCGTCGCCTCTGCTGGCGCCGGTCGGATGA
- a CDS encoding efflux RND transporter permease subunit, translating to MQHHKTRDGALERLIEWSAENRLLVGLVTLMVAGLGAWATLTTPVDAIPDLSDVQVIVRTDYPGQGPQIVEEQVTYPLTSAMLSVPGARTVRGYSMFGTSFVYVIFEDGTDLYWARSRVLEYLSQVQDRLPSEATPALGPDATGVGWVYQYSLRDTTGTYDLAQLRSVQDFYLKYELQAVEGVAEVATVGGFEKQYQVVVDPQALAAYGIPINHVAMALRRSNRDVGGRLLELGEREFIVRGKGYLTGVEDIRQVVLNAEGGTPVTIGQVAEVRLGPEIRRGIADVNGEGEVVGGIVVMRSGENAQATIDAVKARIAEVSDGLPPGVEVVTEYDRSELIASAVSSLTTTIWEEMLVVALVVMVFLLHVRSAFVALVTVPVGILIALGVMRLLGINANIMSLGGIAIAIGVMVDASLVMVENAHKHIERAREAKRSTSGDGAASGDPPPLADSERVRAVIDAAKEVGPSLFFSLLIVTVSFLPVFTLEQVEGRMFRPLALTKTFSMAAASILAVTLVPALMAVFVKGKIRSEQQNPVARFFIRAYRPVIRGTLRHPKAVLLVGFSLLFVTVLPVQRLLLGETYVPFPQIGSEFMPPLWEGDMLYMPTTLPGVSPQEAKEILQRTDRILATFPEVERVFGKVGRAETATDPAPLSMIETTIILKPEDEWRPGVDRDSLTRAFDAAIRFPGLTNAWTMPIKTRIDMLATGIKTPVGVKIAGEDLETLERLGQEVERAVAALPGTRSAYAERVMGGSFLDVEVDRFAAARYGLTSGDVQDVLQAAVGGMTVTTTVEGLERYGVNVRYPRALRDDLPALRQVLVPTPGGAQVPLGELATFEFASGPPMIKSENARPNAWVYVDLEEGADVGSYVADAREAVAAAVDLPPGYSIKWSGQYEYMERANRRLAVLVPVTLAIVFLLLFLHFRSAEEALLLMIPLPFAVVGAVWLMLALGFNFSIAVGVGLIAVAGLAAETGVVMHVYLDEAVRRYRESGRLTSVPRLKAALEEGAVDRVRPKLMTVFTTILGLTPAMIGVGTGAEIMQRIAAPMVGGLVTSTVHTLVMIPALYAVVQGRRLRRQLRETPPGDGLATDDLALEPLAPRASTHDAPPAP from the coding sequence ATGCAGCACCACAAGACCCGCGACGGTGCCCTGGAGCGCCTCATCGAGTGGAGCGCCGAGAACAGGCTCCTCGTCGGTCTCGTCACGCTGATGGTGGCCGGGCTCGGCGCCTGGGCCACGCTCACGACGCCCGTCGACGCGATCCCGGACCTCTCCGACGTCCAGGTCATCGTCCGGACCGACTACCCCGGCCAGGGGCCGCAGATCGTCGAGGAGCAGGTGACCTACCCGCTCACGTCCGCCATGCTCTCCGTCCCAGGCGCCCGGACCGTCCGGGGCTACTCCATGTTCGGGACGAGCTTCGTCTACGTCATCTTCGAGGACGGGACCGACCTCTACTGGGCGCGGAGCCGCGTGCTCGAGTACCTCAGCCAGGTCCAGGACCGGCTCCCGAGTGAGGCCACCCCGGCGCTCGGACCCGACGCGACCGGCGTCGGCTGGGTCTACCAGTACAGCCTCCGCGACACGACGGGGACCTACGACCTCGCCCAGCTCCGGTCCGTCCAGGATTTTTATCTCAAGTACGAGCTCCAGGCCGTCGAAGGCGTGGCCGAGGTGGCGACCGTCGGCGGGTTCGAAAAACAGTACCAGGTCGTCGTCGACCCCCAGGCGCTCGCGGCCTACGGGATCCCGATCAACCACGTCGCGATGGCGCTCCGGCGCTCGAACCGCGACGTGGGCGGGCGGCTCTTGGAGCTCGGCGAGCGCGAGTTCATCGTCCGCGGGAAGGGCTACCTCACCGGCGTCGAGGACATCCGGCAGGTGGTCTTGAACGCCGAGGGCGGCACGCCCGTCACGATCGGCCAGGTCGCCGAGGTCCGGCTCGGGCCGGAGATCCGTCGCGGGATCGCCGACGTGAACGGCGAGGGCGAGGTCGTGGGCGGCATCGTCGTCATGCGCTCGGGCGAGAACGCCCAGGCCACGATCGACGCCGTCAAGGCCCGGATCGCCGAGGTCTCGGACGGGCTCCCGCCCGGCGTCGAGGTCGTGACCGAGTACGACCGCTCCGAGCTCATCGCGAGCGCGGTCTCGTCGCTCACGACGACGATCTGGGAGGAGATGCTCGTCGTGGCGCTCGTGGTCATGGTGTTCCTCCTCCACGTGCGGAGCGCGTTCGTCGCCCTCGTCACGGTCCCGGTCGGCATCCTTATCGCACTGGGCGTGATGCGGCTCCTCGGGATCAACGCCAACATCATGAGCCTGGGCGGCATCGCCATCGCGATCGGCGTGATGGTCGACGCCTCGCTCGTGATGGTGGAGAACGCCCACAAGCACATCGAGCGGGCGCGCGAGGCGAAGCGGAGCACCTCGGGCGACGGCGCCGCCAGCGGCGACCCGCCCCCGCTGGCGGACTCGGAGCGCGTCCGCGCGGTCATCGACGCGGCCAAGGAGGTCGGGCCGTCGCTGTTCTTCTCGCTCCTCATCGTCACGGTCAGCTTCCTGCCCGTGTTCACGCTGGAGCAGGTCGAGGGCCGGATGTTCCGGCCGCTCGCGCTGACCAAGACGTTCTCGATGGCGGCCGCGTCCATCCTGGCCGTCACGCTCGTCCCGGCGCTCATGGCCGTGTTTGTCAAGGGCAAGATCCGGTCGGAGCAGCAGAACCCCGTCGCCCGGTTCTTCATCCGCGCCTACCGGCCCGTCATCCGGGGCACGCTCCGCCACCCGAAGGCGGTGCTCTTGGTCGGGTTCTCGCTCCTGTTCGTGACGGTCCTCCCGGTTCAGCGGCTCCTCTTGGGCGAGACCTACGTCCCGTTCCCGCAGATCGGGTCCGAGTTCATGCCGCCGCTCTGGGAAGGCGACATGCTCTACATGCCGACGACGCTCCCCGGCGTCTCGCCCCAGGAGGCCAAGGAGATCCTGCAGCGGACCGACCGCATCCTGGCCACCTTCCCCGAGGTCGAGCGCGTGTTCGGGAAGGTCGGCCGGGCCGAGACGGCGACGGACCCCGCCCCGCTCTCGATGATCGAGACGACGATCATCCTGAAGCCGGAGGACGAGTGGCGCCCCGGCGTCGACCGCGACAGCTTGACGCGGGCGTTCGACGCGGCCATCCGGTTCCCCGGCTTGACGAACGCCTGGACGATGCCGATCAAGACCCGGATCGACATGCTCGCGACCGGGATCAAGACGCCGGTCGGGGTCAAGATCGCGGGCGAGGACCTGGAGACGCTCGAACGGCTCGGCCAAGAGGTCGAGCGGGCCGTGGCCGCGCTCCCCGGCACGCGGAGCGCCTACGCCGAGCGCGTGATGGGCGGGAGCTTCCTCGACGTCGAGGTCGACCGCTTCGCCGCCGCCCGATACGGTCTCACGTCGGGCGACGTGCAGGACGTGCTCCAGGCCGCCGTCGGCGGGATGACGGTCACGACGACCGTCGAGGGGCTCGAGCGCTACGGCGTCAACGTCCGCTACCCCCGCGCGCTCCGCGACGACCTCCCCGCCCTCCGCCAGGTGCTCGTCCCGACGCCGGGCGGCGCCCAGGTCCCGCTCGGCGAGCTGGCGACGTTCGAGTTCGCGAGCGGCCCACCCATGATCAAGTCCGAGAACGCCCGCCCCAACGCCTGGGTCTACGTCGACCTGGAGGAGGGGGCAGACGTGGGCTCGTACGTCGCCGACGCCCGCGAGGCCGTCGCGGCGGCCGTCGACCTCCCGCCGGGCTACTCGATCAAGTGGAGCGGCCAGTACGAGTACATGGAGCGGGCCAACCGACGGCTGGCGGTGCTTGTCCCGGTCACGCTCGCGATCGTGTTCCTCCTCCTGTTCCTCCACTTCCGGAGCGCGGAGGAGGCGCTCTTGTTGATGATCCCGCTCCCGTTCGCCGTCGTGGGCGCGGTCTGGCTCATGCTCGCGCTCGGGTTCAACTTCTCCATCGCCGTCGGCGTGGGGCTCATCGCCGTGGCCGGGCTGGCGGCCGAGACCGGCGTGGTCATGCACGTGTACCTCGATGAGGCCGTCCGGCGCTACCGCGAGTCTGGGCGGCTCACGTCCGTCCCGCGCCTCAAGGCGGCCCTCGAAGAGGGCGCCGTCGACCGCGTCCGGCCCAAGCTGATGACGGTCTTCACGACGATCCTCGGCCTCACGCCCGCCATGATCGGCGTGGGCACGGGCGCCGAGATCATGCAGCGGATCGCGGCCCCCATGGTCGGCGGGCTCGTCACCTCGACGGTCCACACGCTCGTCATGATCCCGGCGCTCTACGCCGTCGTCCAGGGCCGTCGGCTCCGACGCCAGCTCCGCGAGACGCCGCCCGGCGACGGGCTGGCGACCGACGACCTCGCGCTCGAACCGCTGGCGCCCCGCGCCAGCACCCACGACGCCCCGCCCGCGCCATGA